One segment of Vibrio gazogenes DNA contains the following:
- a CDS encoding oxidoreductase has product MMSNQRKISSVCFNHESTASDVLQNVDVSGKRVLITGGHSGLGFETTKAFSNAGAFVTVASRNTEEALNKCNDLRNVDIKEIDLFSLQSVHKFCELLISNNTNFDYIICNAGVMACDLIRTDNDWESQFATNHLGHFVMVNLLMTILNDKCRVIVVSSAGHHNSPIRWSDIHFHNGYDKWLAYGQSKTANILFALQLDIFARERGVRAFSLHPGKIFTPLQRHLNREEMVSEGWIDANGNAIDPTFKSPEQGAATAVWAATSPELDDLGGLYCEDCNVSVLFDHNCEPFTGVRDYAISREEALKLWEYSAKITGVNFFN; this is encoded by the coding sequence ATGATGTCTAATCAAAGAAAAATTTCTTCTGTTTGTTTTAATCATGAATCTACTGCTTCAGATGTTTTGCAAAATGTAGATGTATCAGGGAAAAGGGTACTTATTACTGGTGGCCATTCTGGACTTGGATTTGAAACAACAAAAGCTTTTAGTAATGCAGGAGCTTTTGTTACTGTTGCTTCAAGAAATACGGAAGAGGCATTGAATAAGTGTAATGATTTAAGAAATGTTGATATTAAAGAGATAGATTTATTTAGTCTTCAATCTGTACATAAATTTTGTGAATTATTAATATCTAATAATACCAATTTTGATTATATTATTTGTAATGCTGGAGTTATGGCTTGTGATTTAATTCGGACAGATAATGATTGGGAGAGTCAATTTGCCACTAATCATTTAGGGCACTTTGTAATGGTTAATCTTCTTATGACGATCCTTAATGACAAGTGTCGTGTTATTGTGGTTTCCTCTGCCGGGCACCATAATTCACCAATTCGCTGGTCAGATATTCATTTTCATAATGGTTATGATAAATGGCTAGCTTATGGGCAATCTAAAACTGCTAATATTCTTTTTGCTTTGCAGCTAGACATATTCGCTAGAGAACGAGGAGTTCGAGCATTCTCACTACATCCAGGAAAAATATTCACTCCTTTACAGCGTCACTTGAATCGGGAAGAGATGGTGTCTGAAGGGTGGATTGATGCAAATGGGAATGCTATTGACCCTACATTTAAATCTCCAGAACAAGGAGCTGCAACTGCTGTTTGGGCTGCTACTAGCCCAGAGTTAGATGATCTCGGTGGACTATATTGTGAAGATTGTAATGTTTCGGTTTTGTTTGATCACAATTGTGAACCATTTACCGGAGTACGCGATTATGCTATCAGTCGCGAAGAAGCTTTAAAATTGTGGGAATATTCAGCGAAAATCACAGGAGTTAATTTCTTTAATTGA
- a CDS encoding beta-ketoacyl-ACP synthase III, with product MYAKISGLGAALPSNKILNEDISSMLETSDHWISTRTGIKSRYFSKEGESTGDLAYFAAKEALSDNDLDNIDLLVLATSTPDRLCPATAPKVAARLNLNHIAAFDINAACSGFIYALQMAKMGIESGTYRSALVIGADTYSTITNPNDRTTYPLFGDGAGAILLNASEHENDLIDITLGSDGEFEDLITIENGGSESKLKGIKNILPNYFSMSGKEVFLKAIDKMKVSVESILSKNNILKDEVDFLIPHQANMRIINTLKDTIGFKNVVTSISLDEYGNTSAASIPLAMTKSLLNNEIDENTLGVMTAFGGGITWGSALVRSPSIGIKVGIKYL from the coding sequence ATGTATGCAAAAATTAGTGGATTAGGTGCTGCATTACCATCTAATAAGATATTAAATGAAGATATATCAAGTATGCTAGAAACCAGTGATCATTGGATATCGACTAGAACAGGAATTAAATCTAGGTATTTTTCAAAAGAAGGAGAAAGTACAGGTGATCTAGCTTATTTTGCAGCAAAAGAAGCTCTAAGTGATAATGATTTAGATAATATTGATTTGCTCGTTCTAGCAACATCTACACCAGATCGATTATGTCCTGCTACTGCACCTAAAGTTGCTGCTAGGCTGAATCTTAATCATATAGCTGCATTTGATATTAATGCTGCTTGCTCTGGCTTTATATATGCTCTTCAGATGGCTAAAATGGGCATCGAATCAGGAACATATAGAAGTGCATTAGTAATAGGTGCTGATACATATTCTACGATTACTAACCCTAATGATAGAACGACCTATCCTTTATTTGGAGATGGTGCGGGAGCTATATTATTAAATGCTTCAGAACATGAGAATGACTTGATTGATATTACTCTGGGAAGTGATGGAGAGTTTGAAGATTTAATAACAATTGAGAATGGTGGTTCTGAAAGTAAGTTAAAAGGTATAAAGAATATTTTACCAAATTATTTTTCTATGTCTGGTAAGGAAGTCTTCTTAAAAGCGATTGATAAAATGAAAGTTTCAGTGGAGAGTATTCTTTCCAAAAATAATATATTGAAAGATGAAGTGGATTTTTTAATTCCTCATCAAGCTAATATGAGGATTATAAATACACTAAAAGATACTATAGGATTTAAAAATGTTGTCACATCTATTAGTTTAGATGAGTATGGGAATACATCTGCTGCCTCTATACCCCTAGCTATGACTAAATCTTTATTAAATAATGAAATTGATGAGAATACTCTTGGTGTGATGACTGCATTTGGTGGTGGTATAACATGGGGATCTGCTCTGGTTAGATCTCCCTCTATTGGTATAAAAGTCGGAATAAAATATTTATAG
- a CDS encoding MFS transporter encodes MKASDFIFKEVFLVIIVSLSMLLIPLTITASSIINLSIINEYDISYINSQWFINFFMIFYGAFLAITGSLSDFIGRKKIYLGGVIFFALGSFLCWGAKTYEFLLFSRAISGIGAAALTTSSTSIIAANIREKSKSIAFSFFGIFLGVGMVSGPLIATHSNELFGSYKYLFLFTGFFLVILFCISLNINDSFNRGKNKFDLIGSIFLTLFLLSAVTLFSMITSTAYKLDLILCCFVICLLTITTFIYVEMKVDNPILNIDLFRNKAFLSMCLTSLALGLGYISLLFYIPYILHDIIKLDDSTVGMLITVATLPSLFIPPIVTKYRNNLSTEILLKLTLFLLTLSPLLLMIMIKVDSIILSYIIMFLFGASFGISLSYIDGEAVVSVDNNKSGIAAGTFNTFRIAGESISIPFFTALVSTISKFSLDDSIVVSKLSIIDSLIIIFIMLVFVSLFITKLYKQNKGEFKKYVLS; translated from the coding sequence ATGAAAGCCAGTGATTTTATATTTAAGGAAGTGTTTCTAGTTATTATTGTCAGTTTGTCTATGCTATTAATACCATTAACGATAACGGCAAGTAGTATTATAAATTTGTCTATAATTAATGAATATGATATTAGTTATATCAATTCTCAATGGTTTATAAACTTTTTTATGATTTTCTATGGAGCTTTCTTGGCTATTACTGGCTCTTTATCTGACTTTATTGGAAGAAAAAAAATTTATCTGGGAGGTGTTATATTTTTTGCACTAGGATCCTTTTTATGTTGGGGAGCTAAAACATATGAGTTTTTGTTATTTAGTAGGGCGATATCAGGTATTGGTGCTGCAGCTCTAACAACATCTTCTACATCTATTATAGCTGCTAATATAAGAGAGAAGTCTAAAAGTATTGCTTTTTCTTTTTTTGGTATTTTTCTAGGAGTAGGAATGGTATCTGGCCCACTAATTGCTACTCATAGTAATGAACTATTTGGAAGTTATAAGTATCTGTTTTTATTTACTGGATTTTTTTTAGTTATTTTATTTTGTATATCACTGAATATAAATGATAGCTTTAATAGAGGGAAAAATAAATTTGATCTTATTGGATCCATTTTTTTGACTCTATTTTTACTTTCAGCTGTTACTCTATTTTCCATGATAACTTCTACTGCCTATAAACTTGATTTAATTTTATGTTGTTTTGTTATATGTTTATTAACAATTACTACTTTTATTTATGTTGAGATGAAGGTAGATAATCCAATATTAAATATAGATCTATTTAGAAATAAAGCGTTTCTCTCTATGTGTCTAACATCGCTAGCTTTAGGGCTCGGTTATATTAGTTTGCTTTTTTATATACCCTATATCTTACATGATATCATCAAGTTAGATGATAGCACAGTTGGTATGCTTATAACGGTTGCTACATTACCTTCACTATTCATACCTCCAATTGTTACAAAATATAGAAATAACTTGAGTACGGAAATTTTATTGAAATTAACATTATTTCTATTAACTTTATCGCCATTGTTATTAATGATTATGATTAAGGTTGATAGTATCATTTTGTCCTATATCATAATGTTTTTATTTGGTGCATCATTTGGAATTTCCTTGTCATATATTGATGGAGAAGCAGTGGTTTCTGTAGATAATAATAAGTCAGGAATAGCTGCAGGGACTTTTAATACCTTTCGTATCGCAGGAGAATCAATATCAATTCCATTTTTTACAGCATTAGTTTCAACTATAAGTAAATTCTCATTAGATGATTCTATCGTTGTTAGTAAATTGTCAATAATTGACTCATTAATAATTATTTTTATAATGTTGGTTTTTGTTTCTTTATTTATTACTAAATTGTATAAACAAAATAAAGGGGAGTTTAAAAAATATGTCTTATCATAG
- a CDS encoding AvrD family protein — MNVKHIDDYLGKSDNRYFGSGYKKTIYKLEKSDICNNEIKNTYSIFYPTDWSKKKGKLNPHLSSVDVIILTLRMFTLYKNHVSFNYHDLMPSEIIIRSSKIPLENLDNIECFLKVKNSNDLVTLNGKIGNMNVQIILNKIKDEGYYNIDGFEDDVQIIKNINFISGEIATSEVMKYRKTEKLNIFNVLDSFLVTLQLGQVLLYKIDNIKREDSNNLWMRDLHIRMNNKNNVDDKVCVKLEDNELIEMNQECWRCSNIKGTMGDFIINCKVTHKLGQKNYVCKN, encoded by the coding sequence ATGAATGTAAAACATATTGATGATTATCTAGGGAAATCAGATAATCGTTATTTTGGTAGTGGATATAAGAAAACGATATATAAATTAGAAAAAAGTGATATATGTAATAATGAGATAAAAAATACTTATAGTATTTTTTATCCTACTGACTGGTCTAAAAAGAAGGGTAAGTTAAATCCTCATCTAAGTAGTGTTGATGTAATCATATTAACTTTGCGTATGTTTACATTGTATAAAAACCATGTTTCATTTAATTATCATGACTTGATGCCAAGTGAAATAATAATAAGATCATCAAAAATTCCACTTGAAAATCTTGATAATATTGAATGTTTTCTTAAAGTAAAAAATAGTAATGATCTTGTAACACTTAATGGTAAAATTGGAAATATGAATGTTCAAATTATTTTGAATAAGATTAAAGATGAAGGCTATTATAATATTGATGGTTTTGAAGATGATGTTCAAATTATAAAAAATATAAATTTTATTAGTGGGGAGATAGCCACTTCTGAAGTAATGAAGTATAGGAAAACTGAAAAATTAAATATATTTAATGTATTAGATTCATTCTTAGTTACGTTGCAACTTGGACAAGTTTTATTATATAAAATAGATAATATAAAGAGAGAGGATTCTAATAACCTATGGATGAGAGATTTACATATACGAATGAACAATAAAAATAATGTAGATGATAAGGTATGCGTAAAGTTAGAAGATAATGAATTAATTGAAATGAATCAAGAATGTTGGAGATGTTCAAATATAAAAGGAACAATGGGCGATTTTATAATTAACTGTAAAGTTACACATAAGTTAGGACAGAAAAATTATGTATGCAAAAATTAG
- a CDS encoding aldo/keto reductase, which produces MQYNNIGNSGLKVSRLGLGCMSFGDNQRGSHSWTLDERESREILLKAFDLGINYFDTANIYSLGSSEEILGNIINKYLLREDIVISTKVYEKITDSPLSGGLSRKELFYQIDQSLKRLKTDYIDLYVIHRWDPYTPIEETMEALNDLIKLGKVRYIGASSMRAWQFIKAQYVSKMNGWSQFISMQSHYNLISREEEREMIPFCESEGFGFTPWSPLARGKLASNNIMEENTSRKESDKVQKWLYDESSSNDRTIISTLQKISTEKGLSSAQVSLAWLLSKKVVSAPIIGCTTVRQLVDNVKSVELSLSPADIVELESSYLPHNTPELS; this is translated from the coding sequence GTGCAATATAATAATATAGGAAACTCAGGACTTAAAGTTTCACGCCTTGGGCTGGGCTGTATGTCATTTGGAGATAATCAACGAGGAAGTCATAGTTGGACTCTTGATGAGAGAGAGAGTCGAGAGATCTTATTAAAAGCTTTTGATTTAGGTATAAACTATTTTGATACTGCTAATATCTATTCTTTAGGAAGTAGTGAAGAAATATTAGGTAATATTATAAATAAATATCTTCTTAGAGAAGATATTGTCATATCAACAAAAGTATATGAAAAGATAACTGATTCGCCTCTTTCTGGAGGTTTATCCCGAAAAGAACTATTCTACCAAATTGATCAAAGTTTAAAGAGGTTGAAAACTGATTATATTGATCTTTATGTTATTCATCGTTGGGATCCATACACTCCTATTGAAGAAACAATGGAAGCATTAAATGATCTGATAAAATTAGGAAAAGTAAGATATATTGGTGCGTCATCAATGAGAGCTTGGCAATTTATAAAGGCTCAATATGTATCTAAAATGAATGGTTGGTCTCAATTTATTAGTATGCAGAGTCATTACAATCTTATTAGTAGAGAAGAAGAAAGAGAAATGATTCCATTTTGTGAGTCAGAAGGATTTGGCTTTACTCCATGGAGTCCATTAGCAAGAGGAAAACTGGCTAGTAATAATATTATGGAGGAAAATACTAGTCGTAAAGAAAGTGATAAAGTACAAAAATGGCTCTACGATGAGTCGAGTTCTAATGATAGAACAATTATCTCTACCTTACAAAAAATTTCTACTGAGAAAGGATTAAGTTCAGCACAGGTTTCTCTTGCTTGGCTTTTATCAAAAAAAGTTGTTTCGGCCCCTATTATCGGTTGTACAACGGTTAGACAGCTTGTGGACAATGTTAAGAGTGTAGAATTATCTTTATCACCTGCCGATATTGTAGAGCTTGAGAGCAGTTATCTTCCGCATAATACACCAGAGTTATCTTAG
- a CDS encoding thioesterase II family protein, protein MSCLILFPYAGGSKKCFKIIERLIGDNSKVITIDYDNKSFELDKNDVVFFIKKIVQFLKKIDDDIIFFGHSLGAIIAYECALAIPDNKCKKLIVSSCLPPKLFMKKLMSSGNIDDLVEQLISNDAVPSVIKENDMVTENTRNRIKNHISILQDYKVNRSKELDIPICAISSHRDLIAPYKDMKLWCDYTCNYFTHQLVFGDHFYFRENSRLIDKIV, encoded by the coding sequence ATGAGTTGTCTGATTTTGTTTCCTTATGCTGGTGGAAGTAAAAAATGTTTTAAGATAATAGAAAGATTAATAGGTGATAACAGTAAAGTAATCACAATAGATTATGATAATAAATCATTTGAACTAGATAAGAATGATGTGGTTTTTTTTATAAAAAAAATTGTTCAATTTTTAAAAAAAATAGATGACGATATTATTTTTTTTGGACATAGTTTAGGTGCTATCATTGCTTACGAATGTGCTCTAGCTATACCTGATAATAAATGTAAAAAACTAATAGTATCTTCATGTTTGCCACCAAAACTGTTTATGAAAAAATTGATGTCATCAGGCAATATTGATGACTTAGTTGAACAGCTAATATCGAATGATGCAGTTCCTAGTGTAATAAAAGAAAATGATATGGTCACAGAAAATACTAGAAATAGAATAAAAAATCATATATCAATACTGCAAGACTATAAAGTGAATAGAAGTAAAGAACTTGATATTCCTATATGTGCTATATCCTCACATAGAGATCTAATTGCTCCATATAAAGATATGAAACTCTGGTGTGACTATACATGTAATTATTTTACACACCAATTAGTCTTTGGTGATCATTTTTATTTCAGAGAAAATTCAAGGTTAATTGATAAGATAGTATAG
- a CDS encoding acyl carrier protein: protein MKSKIFERIRELLVDKYYVPYDDVKIDTVYEHLDIDSLTLLEIFVILDKEYKLTSSNSNISDEITIGQSIDNLLAGN from the coding sequence ATGAAAAGTAAGATATTTGAAAGAATAAGAGAATTACTTGTAGATAAGTACTACGTTCCATATGATGATGTAAAGATAGATACAGTCTATGAACATTTGGATATAGATTCTCTAACACTGCTTGAAATATTTGTTATCCTTGATAAAGAATACAAATTGACATCATCTAATAGTAATATTAGTGACGAAATAACTATCGGACAGTCTATAGATAATTTATTGGCTGGAAACTAG
- a CDS encoding carboxymuconolactone decarboxylase family protein, giving the protein MTINLVELKKISEMSKEELSVYDKFPSNLTRGLLLTKCSAGPHLALGGALTQGYLNDYEREIIVLRVAKLVNSDFERIIHYPLAIKAGLTEKEIDDIENANYSNMSENRVSMLKYITECILQGSASVESFKELNKYYTQGEIADATHLAGHCWMTAMYLSSLNIPLDETETSWDKLTELNN; this is encoded by the coding sequence ATGACTATTAATCTTGTAGAATTAAAAAAAATATCAGAAATGTCAAAAGAAGAGTTAAGTGTATATGATAAGTTTCCATCAAATCTTACTCGGGGATTATTGCTAACAAAATGTTCTGCTGGGCCTCATTTGGCATTAGGTGGTGCTTTAACTCAAGGATACTTAAATGATTATGAAAGAGAAATAATTGTTCTTAGAGTGGCAAAACTAGTGAATAGTGACTTTGAGAGAATTATTCATTATCCTTTAGCAATTAAAGCTGGGTTGACTGAGAAAGAAATAGATGATATTGAGAATGCTAATTATAGCAATATGTCAGAAAATAGAGTGTCAATGTTGAAATATATTACTGAATGTATTTTACAAGGTTCTGCATCAGTTGAATCATTTAAAGAATTAAATAAGTATTATACTCAGGGAGAGATTGCAGATGCAACACATCTTGCTGGTCACTGTTGGATGACTGCAATGTATTTATCCAGTTTAAATATTCCACTTGATGAAACTGAAACATCATGGGATAAACTTACAGAACTCAACAATTAA
- the pdhR gene encoding pyruvate dehydrogenase complex transcriptional repressor PdhR translates to MAYQRIRQPKLADVIEQELERLIVEGILAPGQQLPPERELARQFDVSRPSVREAIQRLEAKRLLTRRHGGGTYVTASIGTSFSDPLLDLLSSHSETQLDLLEARHALEGISAYFAALRGTEEDFVRIQACLDKISEKQKEKNIAEESSSVVEFLVALTEAAHNVVLLHIVRSLAPLLEQNVLQNFKLLHRRPEVVEKVSKHRASIVDAIVSGEPEKAREMSHSHLAYIEETLLDLTREQTRRERSLRRIQQGNKPD, encoded by the coding sequence ATGGCCTATCAAAGGATTCGTCAGCCGAAACTTGCCGATGTGATAGAGCAAGAATTAGAACGGCTGATTGTGGAAGGAATATTAGCGCCTGGGCAGCAACTTCCTCCAGAGCGAGAACTAGCCCGACAGTTTGATGTATCCCGTCCATCCGTTCGAGAAGCCATTCAGCGGCTTGAAGCGAAGCGTTTGTTGACTCGTCGTCATGGCGGAGGAACGTATGTGACTGCAAGTATTGGGACGAGTTTTTCGGATCCTTTACTCGATTTACTATCTAGCCATTCTGAAACTCAATTAGATTTACTTGAAGCCCGCCATGCTTTGGAAGGGATATCAGCTTATTTTGCAGCTTTGCGTGGCACAGAAGAAGATTTTGTGCGAATTCAGGCCTGTCTGGATAAAATCAGCGAAAAACAAAAAGAAAAAAATATCGCGGAAGAATCATCCAGTGTTGTTGAATTTTTAGTCGCACTGACTGAAGCAGCACACAATGTGGTCTTGCTACATATCGTTCGTAGTTTGGCTCCGCTGCTTGAGCAAAATGTATTACAGAATTTTAAACTATTACACCGCCGCCCTGAAGTGGTGGAGAAAGTGAGTAAGCATAGGGCAAGTATCGTAGATGCTATCGTTTCCGGGGAACCTGAAAAAGCTCGTGAAATGTCGCATTCTCACCTCGCCTATATTGAAGAAACACTGCTGGACCTTACGCGTGAACAGACTCGACGAGAACGTTCATTGCGCCGGATTCAGCAAGGTAATAAGCCTGACTGA
- a CDS encoding histidine phosphatase family protein, whose protein sequence is MIYIFRHGMTESNLIGNLLSESDEELLPKGVEYFKNISKKLSDLNIDNIYTSPYKRAYQSGSIIANKIGKKLVVVDKLIERKLGDFDGVSKTDVRYKNRIDDLKNINYIPPNGEAPKHAVKRFKSMVDDVLDNKGNSVIISHGGIIYLYMRYVLNQYENTCFLDNGECHIIEKKDNSEIVVTNSKYDFLRN, encoded by the coding sequence ATGATATATATATTTAGACATGGGATGACAGAATCAAATTTAATAGGTAATCTATTGAGTGAATCTGATGAAGAACTCTTACCAAAAGGAGTTGAATATTTTAAAAATATATCTAAAAAACTTTCTGATTTAAATATAGATAATATATATACATCTCCATACAAAAGAGCTTATCAATCAGGAAGTATAATAGCTAACAAGATTGGTAAAAAATTAGTGGTGGTAGATAAGTTAATTGAAAGAAAGTTAGGGGATTTTGATGGAGTATCCAAAACTGATGTAAGATATAAGAATAGAATAGATGATCTGAAAAATATAAATTATATACCGCCAAATGGAGAAGCCCCTAAACATGCGGTCAAACGATTTAAAAGTATGGTAGATGATGTATTGGATAATAAAGGGAACTCAGTAATAATTTCTCATGGTGGGATAATATATTTATATATGCGGTATGTATTGAATCAATATGAAAATACTTGTTTTTTAGATAATGGTGAATGTCATATTATTGAAAAAAAGGACAATAGTGAGATTGTTGTTACTAACTCAAAGTATGATTTTCTGAGGAATTGA
- a CDS encoding putative quinol monooxygenase yields the protein MSLNIVVFIKPKSEYIEEYMSLLIKLKNITIKEDGCYLFDVYRYMDKVVLIEEWESQNSINFHMEQEYTKEFINSISDNIEEQEIFRLNKIE from the coding sequence ATGAGTTTAAATATTGTAGTTTTTATAAAGCCCAAGAGTGAATATATTGAAGAATATATGTCTTTATTAATAAAATTGAAAAATATCACAATAAAGGAAGATGGGTGTTATCTGTTTGACGTTTATCGGTATATGGATAAGGTTGTATTAATAGAAGAGTGGGAGAGTCAAAATAGTATCAATTTTCATATGGAACAAGAATATACAAAAGAATTCATTAACAGTATAAGTGATAATATTGAAGAGCAAGAAATTTTTCGATTAAATAAAATAGAGTAA
- a CDS encoding FAD-dependent monooxygenase, whose amino-acid sequence MSYHSENEVLIVGAGPVGMLMALELLLLGIKPKIISKYERTSPHSKATIIWPRVLEILNRVGVAKDIIKNGHYFDQMNYYSNKRKIGDFRFDKLKYTNYNYGIAIPQWKTEYFLEEKLKSKGINIEYGSEFLDGYHCSDDSVATQIKNRNGQEVNCVFKYIIGADGFSSKVRECFGFNFDGFSMKTKLAITDAEIIGETTSREVGYYLHKTGNMVLAPIGDGIFRVGASIPENYKGEIDREFFNNVLKTRSPGNRKLGKINFCGYFEAHVRSADCYNKGNVFLVGDAAHAMSPSGAQGMNSGFQDVLNLSWKLAGVMNNKFDKNILNSYSEERKNGILRTSSLSTFLAKKSLYDNFIMILFRDLIFVFLSRLGFLDKFLSPRIAQIDIPMFDLKEGVNKIERGRRIPLEWEESCTIPNLSINSHTILMWPGDEYDYNSWNGLFNKLSVSFSEGIFINLAGNTLGLIRGLLPSKPLCIIVRPDGFISKVLDVNDELNSNLNNEFNFI is encoded by the coding sequence ATGTCTTATCATAGTGAAAATGAAGTGCTGATTGTTGGAGCTGGACCTGTTGGAATGTTAATGGCTCTAGAGCTTTTACTACTCGGAATAAAACCAAAAATAATATCAAAATATGAAAGAACATCACCACATTCAAAAGCTACCATTATATGGCCTAGAGTTTTGGAAATATTAAATAGAGTAGGTGTCGCTAAAGATATAATAAAAAATGGACATTATTTTGATCAAATGAACTATTACTCGAATAAAAGAAAAATTGGCGACTTTAGATTTGATAAGCTAAAATATACGAATTATAATTATGGTATAGCTATTCCACAATGGAAAACAGAATATTTTCTTGAAGAAAAATTAAAATCTAAAGGAATTAATATTGAATATGGAAGTGAGTTTTTAGATGGTTATCATTGTAGTGATGATTCTGTTGCTACACAGATAAAAAATAGAAATGGTCAAGAAGTAAATTGTGTATTTAAATATATAATTGGCGCTGATGGTTTTTCTAGTAAGGTTCGTGAATGTTTTGGTTTCAATTTTGATGGGTTTTCAATGAAAACAAAATTGGCCATTACTGATGCAGAAATAATTGGTGAAACAACAAGTAGAGAAGTCGGGTATTATTTACACAAAACTGGCAATATGGTTTTAGCTCCTATTGGTGATGGTATTTTTAGAGTTGGTGCTAGTATACCAGAAAATTATAAAGGAGAAATAGATAGAGAATTCTTTAATAACGTATTAAAAACTCGCTCACCTGGCAATAGGAAACTTGGTAAAATTAATTTTTGTGGATATTTCGAAGCTCATGTTAGATCTGCTGACTGCTATAATAAAGGGAATGTATTTCTTGTTGGTGATGCAGCTCATGCAATGAGTCCTTCTGGTGCTCAAGGAATGAATAGTGGTTTTCAAGATGTATTAAATCTTAGCTGGAAATTAGCTGGAGTAATGAATAATAAGTTTGATAAGAATATTCTGAATTCATATTCAGAAGAGAGAAAAAATGGGATATTAAGAACTTCAAGTTTATCTACATTCTTAGCTAAAAAAAGTTTATATGATAACTTTATTATGATTCTATTTCGAGATTTAATATTTGTATTCTTATCACGGCTTGGATTTTTAGATAAATTTCTTTCGCCGAGAATTGCACAAATTGATATACCAATGTTTGATCTAAAAGAAGGTGTTAATAAAATAGAAAGAGGAAGAAGAATCCCACTGGAGTGGGAGGAATCATGTACGATACCAAATCTATCAATTAATTCTCATACTATTTTAATGTGGCCAGGTGATGAATATGATTATAATTCTTGGAATGGTCTTTTTAATAAATTAAGTGTATCCTTCTCGGAAGGTATATTTATTAATCTAGCTGGTAATACTTTAGGTTTAATTAGAGGTTTGTTGCCTTCTAAACCTTTGTGTATTATTGTTAGACCTGATGGTTTTATATCTAAAGTTCTTGATGTTAATGATGAACTTAATAGTAATCTAAATAATGAATTTAACTTTATATGA